The sequence TCACAGAAGTGTGCCAGTCCTGGAATCTTAGAATATTTGAATCACGGGACTTTTAGAACATTCTGCACACAGACTCTAAAACCTAGCATCACTGCCTGATGAAGCTCAGAGTCTTAGAAGTCCAAATCCAAGAATCTTAATCTTAGAGTCTTCAAGACTCTAAGCTGGGCTGGGTGGCCAACAAAGTAGGAATCTTAGGAGGTTTCAATTCATTCATCCGTTCaacaaccatttattgagcacctactatgtgccaggcactgttctaggtcctGGGGATATAGCtgtgaagaaaacagacaaaatccctACCGTCCTAGAGCTGACACTCTTTGGGagagacaaacaataaacaagtGAATATATGATGTCGGGTGCAGATGAACATATGAAGCAAAGTAAAGAAAGGTAGGGGGAGAGAAAGTGAAGAAAGTGAAGGGGTGCTGTTTCTCATACGGTGGTCAAGAAGGCTTCTCTGATAAGAGGAAGTTTGATCAGAGAtctgaaggaagtgaggaagcCATGCAGATGTTCAGGGAAGACTTCCAGGTACAGAAGGAaaccagtgcaaaggccctgagccAGGCACCAAGATTGGCATCTGAGGAACAGAGAGGTGCGAAGATGTGACTGGAGAAGAGTGACTGAGGAGGAGAGGGGTGGGAGGTGAGGACAGAGAGGtaaggggggtggggagggacagATGAGATGGTCCTCCCTTTGTAATCTGAAGTTAACAACAAGATCTTAGAATGTTGGGATGATACTCGGATATGCTGAAATCACCAATTCTTGGCATTTTGGCATGGGGACACCCAAGACATGGAAGTGGCTAGATCTAAGGGTGTTGAAATCCCCAGCTGTCAGAACCCCCATGTGCGGGACAGAGAACGGTAGACATGAACTGTTACAGCTGTGAGCTCAGAGATTGGGAGGATCAAGCTAGGCGTTTTCAGCTGGGAATCCAACCCCTTAGAGCTAGTTCAGAGCTTTGCACGTAGATGATGCTCAATGCGGTTTAGAAATTGAAATCTGACGCCCTGTGCCCTCACCTTGTTTTCTCAGCTGGGGAATGGGAGGCCTGGAGTGGTGTGGGTCTTCCCCAGGATTACCATTAATCAGTGGTAAAGGCCACTAAGGACCCATGAGTCCTTGCCCCCAAACCACGGATGGCTGTTTTCCCGGGACAGGGGGTTGGACAGTTTGGGCGAGGTCGGGGCTGTCTCTTGGACAGAAAACGGGGTGGGATGCGAAGACGAGTGATTAGGAGCCAGACCCCTGTTTTCCATCCTGGATCTACCCTCCGTTCAACCCCCTCCCCGCCAGCTGCGGCCAGCACCAGAGCCTGGGGACAGCTCCCCGCGCGCGTCCACGTTCCCGGGCGGGGCCGGGAGGCACATCCCAGAGCGCAGCGCGCCCCTCGCCTGCTGTCTCAGTGGCCCCTCACCTCCGCCCTGTTTCGTCCAGGTCCTCCAGGTCAGGCTGCCCCGTCGCCGCCAGAGAGCGGGGGAGGGGAGAGCTTCCTTTGTCTCCTAtgcctcctccccccaccccggCTCTCCTGCGGGCAAGCGCTGAGGGGACACCGGGGAGTACCCCACCTGGACGTCTGGGGCCCACCCCAGGCCCCAGCCTCCCTCTACTCACTGCAGTGGGCGAAGACCGGCAGGACCTGCCCCATGGCCCCCCTCGGGCCTGCATCGGGACCCCCGCCCACTCCGGCTGCGCCGCCCTGGGCCCGGGGTCGCGGGCGCTCATCTCCGCCGCGCCCACGACGCCGCTGCCAtcctcgccgcctcctcctcccgggctgctccagcagccgccgccgccgccgccgccgccgccgccgccgccctgTGTTCGGCTCGgcgggggcgggcggggccgCGGTGGGAAAGGCACTGCAGCGCGcggccgggggcggggccagAGGATGGGCGGGGCGGTACCAGAGGGAGGGCGAGGGGCGGGGAAATGCCGAGGAGCAGACGGAGGGGCGTGGCCTTCTTACTAAAGGGGCGGAGCCAAGAGGGTGGGCGACAGTGCCAGGAAGGAGTGGAAATCGGCCTGAAGGGCGGTGCCTAGACCGCAGAGGGCGCAGCCTTTAGGGGAAGAGGGGCCGAGGCCTGGAGTCGGGCGAGGGACACGGGAGAGGATGGTGAACGAGCCTTGGCAGAGAGGATAGGAGTGTGGATCCCTGAGTGTGTTGGGGTGGAGCTAGGGGTGCCATTGAGGAGGGGGTGGAAAGATTCTAATGCTCTGAGGTAGGGTCTGAGCCTAGATTTGCAGAGGGAGCGAGAAAGGGGGCCGAAAGAAACGATTCAGAAACTTTTGGGGCACGCGGAGGAGCTCAAACATGGGCGGGGCTAAAGCAACGGGGAATTATTCAAATATAACTGGGTGGAGTCGGATTCCAGGCGATTCCAAGTGTGCGAAAATTAGAAGGGTCTGGAGCTGTGTGCGTGAATCCTGGATGGGCAGGGCCTGGAAGAGAAAATAGCCGAAGCCCCAGAGGGGAGGGGTCGAactaaaaaaagtaaagaaaaaaaaaatatatatatatatatagtttttgagacagggtctcgctccgtcgcccagactggaatgcagtgatgccatcacggctcactgctgcctcgatctcccgggttcaggtaatcttcccacctaagcctcctgagtagctaggatcacaggtgtgttccaccgcgcctggctgaattttaatttttgtagagacgaggtctctctATATTTcgcagactggtctcaaactcctgggcttaagcaatccgcctgccatggcctccctaagtgctggggttacaggcgtgagtcaccgcgcccggccaagtatgGTATTTACAGGTTTTGAGGCTGGGGGCTGTATCACGGAGGCGGGAGGAGCTTGGATTGGGTGTTATGTTGAGAACACAGATTCTCGAATTAGTTTCCCTGTAACACTGGTTACTTCTGTGACTCTGTTTCTTCTTCCATCTGTAAACTGGAGATGATGATGTATAACAGCGTGCGACACATTAGTACTATGTGATAGTTTGCTACTGATACagtattatcttttttctttttttcctgattcagATCCCAAACCCCGCTTTGTAGGTGCAGGAGAGAGGAGACCCAGAAGTGTAATTCCTTCTAGTGACCCGCCTAAAGAGGGTCAAAGGACAGGAAGGAGATTTAGATGGTTTAAAATCTCACAGCGGAGGGGATTAATGGAGGGGGCGGGCAGGTGTACAGGGTGGAGACTTCCTGATCCCAGGGCTGAAGGATGGCGGCCCTGGCCCGCCAGCTGCAGCGTCTCTGGACCGCTTGCaagaaaaaggagagggagaaggagggggaggaggaagaggaggatgaagaggaggatgaagaggaggGGCGCGGGGCCCTCGATGGGCCTCGGTCTCTGTTGACAGCGCCGCGCCGCGCCCAGCGGCCGCACGGGGGTGCCGAGGCGTCTTGTGGCCTGCGCTTCGGAGCGAGCGCAGCGCAAGGCTGGCGCGCGCGCATGGAGGATGCCCACTGCACTTGGCTTTCGTTACCTGGTCTGCCCCTGGGCTGGGCCTTGTTTGCCGTCCTCGACGGCCACGGTGGGGCTCGAGCTGCCCGCTTCGGTGCACGCCATTTGCCAGACCATGTGCTCGAGGAGCTGGGCCCGGAGCCTAGCGAGCCCGAGGGCGTGCGCGAGGCGCTGCGCCGAGCCTTCTTGAGCGCCGACAAGCGCCTGCGCTCCCTCTGGCCCCGCGTGGAAACAGGCGGCTCCACGGCCGTGGCGTTGCTGGTCTCCCCGCGGTTTCTGTACCTGGCGCACTGCGGTGACTCCCGCGCGGTGCTGAGCCGCGCTGGTGCAGTGGCCTTCAGCACAGAGGACCACCGGCCCCTTCGACCCCGGGAACGCGAGCGCATCCACGCCGCTGGCGGCACCATCCGCCGCCGCCGCGTCGAGGGCTCTCTGGCCGTGTCGCGAGCGTTGGGCGACTTTGCCTACAAGGAGGCTCCGGGGAGGCCCCCCGAGCTACAGCTTGTTTCTGCGGAGCCTGAGGTGGCCGCACTGGCACGCCAGGCTGAGGACGAGTTCATGCTCCTGGCCTCTGATGGCGTCTGGGACACTATGTCTGCTGCTGCCCTGGCGGGACTGGTGGCTTCGCGCCTCCGCTTGGGTCTGGCCCCAGAGCTTCTCTGCGCGCAGCTGTTGGACACGTGCCTGTGCAAGGTCCTGGGGGCGTGGCGTGGTATCTTTGAGGCTTGGCGCAGCAAAGAGAGAAAGCCTCGGGGTTTTGGGGAGGACGGCTTTGATACAGAGGCAAGAGTAAAGCTAGAGAAGGAGGGGATGGGGCTCAAGCGAAGGGCGTGGCATGAAGTGGGCAGGGCCAAAATACAGGAGCGGAGCCTGAGGGATGCTTTGAGGCAGGAGGGGAGAGTTAGCGGAAGGGATTTAAGACAAAGGGTTTGGTCTTTTGGAATGGGGCGATTCTGGGTCGTAGGAGCCAGGCCTGAAGTATGATTAGTGCTGGAAGGTGGAAGAGCAGGTAAACATCAGAGCGGGCAGAGCTTTAGGGAAAGGGCATTATTCTCTCAATAGGGAGGGCCTAGGACCGGGTTAGGTCCCAGTAGGAGAGGACTGGCAGGTGAATGGGACGTGAAAGAAAGGGGCATAACCAGAATGAAGTGGGGGACTTGAACTTGGGGATTGTTGGGAAGCTCTGCCTTCGATTCTCCCCCACTGGGCTCCGTTTTCTCCACCGGCTTCAgggcagcctggacaacatgacctGCATCCTGGTCTGCTTCCCCGGGGCCCCTAGGCCTTCTGAGGAGGCAATCAGGAGGGAGCTCGCACTGGAGGCAGCCCTGGGCCGCAGAATCGCTGGTGAGCAGGCTCCGGGGGCCCAGCTGGAGGGATGGTCAGCCAGCGAAGGCTCTGccataactttttctttttctttttcttttcttttttttttttttttttttttttttttttttttttttgagatggagtcttgctttgttgcccaggctggagtacagtggcacaatcttggcttactgcaacctccaccttccgggttcaagcgattctcctgcctcagcctcctgagtagctgggattacaggcatgcaccaccacacccagctaatttttgtatttttagtagagacagggtttcactatgttgtccaggctggtctcgaactcctggcctcaagtgatctgcccacctcggtcttccaaagtgctgggattacaggcttgcaccctTGTGCCCAGCCTAACTCTTGACCCTTTCTCAGAACTGTGTGCCGATGCTCAGGAGCTACCCAGCCTGAACACAGTTTTCAGGACTCTGGCCTCAGAGGACATCCCAGATTTACCTCCTGGGGGAGGGCTGGACTGCAAGTGAGTTGGGGTGAGGAAGGGTGGGGtggaatgggggtggggtggaaggAGGAGAGTCCCCTCCTGAGGGCCTTCCTGTGCTCTCCAGGGCCGCTGTCATTGCTGAAGCTTATTCTCAGATCTGCCAGGTCTCAGAAGAGTGCAGAGAGGTAAGGATCCTGTGTTCTCCAATGTTTCTCTTAGGAGAGGATCCCCCCACCCCTCTTAGTGACAGGGAAATTGAAGCCAGTGAGGATAAGGGATTTGCCTGATatattttgttcctcttttctcttctcttatttctttctttttcttcttttttttttttttttttgagacggagtctcgctctgttgcccaggctggagtgcagtggccggatctcagctcactgcaagctccgcttcccggatttacgccattctcctgcctcagcctcccgagtagctgggactataggtgctcgccacctcgcccggctagttttttgtatttttttagtagagacggggtttcacggtgttagccaggatggtctcaatctcctgacctcgtgatctgcccgtctcggcctcccaaagtgctgggattccaggcttgagccaccgcgcctggccatctttttcttctttttttcttctttccttcctttcttttttttcttttctctttctctttcttttttttgagactgggtctcgctatgttgcccaggctggtctcaaactcctgggctcaagggatcctcctgctttggcctcccaaagtgctgtgattacaggtgggagccactcaACCCAGCCAGCTTGCTATATTAATACATTCCTACTCCCAGCCCTGAAGCATTGTGCAAGGCATGATGAGGAAGACGCAGATGCAAAGAAGAGACTGTGATTTCCCTCCAAGAAATGTGGACCTGCAATGCTCTACATTGCCCCATCAGCCCAAGTGCTTCCCACATCCAAGAATAAGATGGAAACATTCAGGGAATGCTAATGACTAATTCTAAGGCCTGGATGCACAGCAGATACCATCAGGACATATATGAGTATGGTTCAGGTCTTAGACGAAAGAAGCTGTAATGGGGCCCAGATAGCTAAGAATTTGAAGATATCCAAAGAGGTGGTGGTGGACTAAGGCATGGAGTAGGATCAGGGAAGAAATGGGAGGGAGAAAGCTGGGTTTAGAGCcccaaggcctttttttttttttttttttttttttgagatggagtttgctcttgttgcccaggctggagtgtaatggcgcaatctcagctcactgcaaccttcacttcccgggttcaagcgatactctcatctcagcctcccaagtagctgggattacagggacgcgccatcacgcccggctaattttgttttttgtttttgtttttgttttttttctgtcatccaggctggagtgcagtggccctatctcagcttactgcaagctccgcctcccgggtttacgccattctcctgcctcagcctcccgagcagctgggactacaggcgcccgccaccttgcccggctagttttttgtattttttagtagagacggggtttcaccgtgttagccaggatggtctcgatctcctgacctcgtgatccgcctgtctcggcctcccaaagtgctgggattacaggcttgagccactgcgcccggcctaattttgtatttttagaagagactgggtttcaccatgttgcccaggctgctcgcaaactcctgacctcaagtgattcgcctgccatggcctcccagagtgctgggattacagacgtgagccatcacgcccggcggAGCCCCCAAGGCCTTTGCATGGCAGAGATGGGAGTTTGGTTATTATCGTGTTGATGAGGGAGGACTGTTGATAATTTCTCAGTAGCTGAAGGAGGTTATTTGTCAGTTTTCTTTGAGTCGTGAGAGGCGGAAGGCCAATTCAAGCTGGGAAAGCACAACAGGGAATTTACTGGGCCATGTACTTGAAGAGTTCAGAGTCTTAAGGCATGGCTGCATCCAGTTGTCAGAGATGATGTCATCGTGAATgggctctttttattttctccgaGTTGGCTTCATTCCCTTTCAGGGTCTCCTCCTGAGATAGCAGAGACTTGCAGCTCCAGGCTTACAGCCCAGCAGCCTATCCTCCCCGGTGAAGAGAGTTTGCCAATTTCCCCTGAGTTGTGCCGCAGTGGTCTTTGGGGGCTGGTTCTCATTGGCCACACCAGGTCACGTACCTGACCAGTCACTGTGTCTCtgattggccaggctggggtcGCATTTGGGGTTGGGGTCCACTCCATTCAAACCTTAATGGATTGTGAGATGGGGTATGGTGGTCcctcaaaggaaaaggaagaggtgCCAGGAGACAAGACAGGATTTCTAATTACCTTCTCCCACATTTTGTGTTACAGAAGGGGCAGAATGGCGCTGGGAAGTCCACCCCCACGCATTTGGGCTCAGCTTTGGACATGGAGACCTGACAGCTGTTGTCCTTTGGGAACCCTTTGCTCCACTGGGGCCTCAACGGAACTAAAGAAGAAAACCGACCCTTTCCCCAACTACATGTACCagcggaaggaaggaaggccaaTGTAGGAACCCAAAAtgcttatttcttctcttccctctcacAGAAAAGTCTTACGAGAGGGGAAATTCCACCAACATccagaccaaaaagaaaaaaagcccaaaacgaaaaaaaacaaaaaaaaaaaacccaaaaaaaaccccaaccaaATGTCTTTGAAATATTCAGAGCCGAACAGATTCTGAGAGATCATCCAGTTCAATAACCTCTTTCCTTCTTATTATTCATCTGTTTTTGAGGGGAAGTAGAGTTTTGATTATTAAACTTTATTTACGTAAGTGATTCCAAATGCATTTTcttgtaaaaaacaaacactgaataacatggtgaaaccccgtctctactaaaaaatacaaaaaactagccgggcgccgttgcgggcacctgtagtcccagctactaaggaggctgcggtaggagaatggcgtaaacccgggaggcggagcttgcagtgagctgagatgcggccactgcactccagcctgggcgacagagcgagactccgtctcaaacaaacaaacaaacaaacaaacatgatttGCCTAATCTGTGAGCAAATATGTTATAGGGCTGCTGTGTGCCTGGCCTTAGCCTCACAGCCATGAGCCAGACTGACTCACCAAGATCCTTGCCACCGTAGGGCTGACCTCTTGGTCATGAGACACAGCAAATAAGGGAATCAATAAGTAAAGTCATCtcgccaggtacagtggctcatacctgtaatctcagcacttggggaggctgaggtgggaggatcacttgagcccaagagttcgagaccagcctgggcgacatagcaagacgcaatctgtaattttttttttcttttgagatttaagtctcactctgtcacccaggctggagtgcaagggcgctctctcggctcactgcaatctccgactcccgggttcacgccattctcctgcccaatctgtaattaataataaaaaaaataaagtcatctcGCACATTGACTAGTGTCAcgaacaaaataaaacaggaggATGTGTTGAGAAAATGACTAGGGGAGCTACTTCgggtttttttacttttttcgatttttaaaattttaatttatttaatttacacaGTTTTGAATGGGCAATAAATTCACTTGGTTTGAAATGCAAAGAGTGTGACATGGCATACAATGAAGTCTTTCTCCATCCCTCTCACACTTCAATTTTCCATGGTGGGGGAGGTAGCTTTTGAAACAGGGGGATCAGGAAAGGTCCCTGAGGAGGGGACAATTGAGCAGGGACCTGACAGAGAAGAGTCAGCTCTGCAAATACCCCAGAGAGTGTTCTAAGGCAGAGGGAACAACCAGTATGAAGGTTTAGAAGCAGAATAAAATttggcctttttttaaaaaaaaaaaaaaacagagttttcactcttgtttctcaggctggagtgtaatggtgcaatctcggctcacggcaacctccgcttcctgggtcaagctattctcctgccaccacacccatctaactTTTCGTATTtactacagacggggtttcaccatgttggtcaggctggtctcgaactcctgaccttaggtgatccatccgcctcggcatcccaaaatgttgggattacaggcatgagccaccaggtctgGCCAAATTTGGCATTTTCAAGACAGACTTGAGACCtcccaagtgtggtggctcacgcctgtaatcccagcaatttggaaggccgaggcagctTGATtgcaggaattcgag comes from Macaca fascicularis isolate 582-1 chromosome 19, T2T-MFA8v1.1 and encodes:
- the PPM1N gene encoding probable protein phosphatase 1N isoform X1 produces the protein MAALARQLQRLWTACKKKEREKEGEEEEEDEEEDEEEGRGALDGPRSLLTAPRRAQRPHGGAEASCGLRFGASAAQGWRARMEDAHCTWLSLPGLPLGWALFAVLDGHGGARAARFGARHLPDHVLEELGPEPSEPEGVREALRRAFLSADKRLRSLWPRVETGGSTAVALLVSPRFLYLAHCGDSRAVLSRAGAVAFSTEDHRPLRPRERERIHAAGGTIRRRRVEGSLAVSRALGDFAYKEAPGRPPELQLVSAEPEVAALARQAEDEFMLLASDGVWDTMSAAALAGLVASRLRLGLAPELLCAQLLDTCLCKGSLDNMTCILVCFPGAPRPSEEAIRRELALEAALGRRIAELCADAQELPSLNTVFRTLASEDIPDLPPGGGLDCKAAVIAEAYSQICQVSEECREKGQNGAGKSTPTHLGSALDMET
- the PPM1N gene encoding probable protein phosphatase 1N isoform X2, with translation MEDAHCTWLSLPGLPLGWALFAVLDGHGGARAARFGARHLPDHVLEELGPEPSEPEGVREALRRAFLSADKRLRSLWPRVETGGSTAVALLVSPRFLYLAHCGDSRAVLSRAGAVAFSTEDHRPLRPRERERIHAAGGTIRRRRVEGSLAVSRALGDFAYKEAPGRPPELQLVSAEPEVAALARQAEDEFMLLASDGVWDTMSAAALAGLVASRLRLGLAPELLCAQLLDTCLCKVLGAWRGIFEAWRSKERKPRGFGEDGFDTEARVKLEKEGMGLKRRAWHEVGRAKIQERSLRDALRQEGRVSGRDLRQRVWSFGMGRFWVVGARPEV